In Mytilus edulis chromosome 13, xbMytEdul2.2, whole genome shotgun sequence, a single window of DNA contains:
- the LOC139499927 gene encoding beta-1,3-galactosyltransferase 1-like isoform X1: protein MISTIVFLLTSIFKTGKQDIMLKVIQVKRGDFRQDFVRLLTFIITIGILFPMSWYIYLNARSLELTEKLLYDAIGDTKVVLRNIKTFTTLPNLHMNMQNNVDLNPTLHTGTKKTFEQKQEDMQQKYTGWFSESFHFIINNEDICKASNESIDILIMITSSPQNKLSRNAIRETWLTHTKMNKGNIRYVFLLGESPMTKELEKENLQTKDIILGNFKDAYNNLTYKTLMGYQWATQHCRNAQFVMKTDDDMYVHIPGLIRVTKKNAKALQTAIGGSCALLANPIRDKRSKWYASFKSYPQTTYPGFCSGTGYVTSLNVVTKIVKTSKDVPFFHLEDVYVALCIKKLGLRLHPIGGFVLAYNFGNCTHNDNTLVTVHQVSVSMLKRIWETPCTPNKV from the coding sequence ATTAACGTCTATCTTCAAAACAGGAAAACAAGACATTATGCTTAAAGTTATTCAAGTGAAGCGGGGTGATTTCAGACAGGACTTTGTACGTCTTCTAACTTTTATTATAACAATCGGAATATTATTTCCAATGTCCTGGTACATATACCTAAACGCCAGATCTTTAGAGCTTACTGAAAAATTGCTATACGATGCTATAGGGGACACAAAAGTTGTTCTCCGAAACATTAAAACTTTTACAACTCTTCCAAACTTGCATATGAATATGCAAAACAATGTTGACCTTAATCCAACTTTACATACTGGTACTAAAAAAACATTTGAACAAAAGCAAGAAGACATGCAACAGAAATATACTGGTTGGTTCTCAGAAAGCTTTCATTTTATCATTAACAATGAAGACATCTGTAAAGCAAGTAACGAGTCTATTGATATACTGATAATGATAACGTCTTCTCCGCAAAATAAGTTGAGTCGAAACGCTATACGAGAAACTTGGTTGACGCATACGAAAATGAACAAAGGAAATATCAGATATGTATTTCTACTTGGAGAATCGCCAATGACTaaagaattagaaaaagaaaacttGCAAACAAAGGATATCATTTTGGGAAACTTTAAGGACGCATACAATAATCTAACTTATAAAACATTGATGGGTTATCAATGGGCAACACAACACTGCAGAAACGCACAGTTCGTTATGAAAACGGATGACGATATGTACGTTCATATTCCTGGACTAATAAGAGTTACTAAGAAGAATGCCAAGGCTTTACAGACTGCCATTGGAGGAAGCTGTGCTCTATTGGCAAATCCTATACGGGATAAACGGTCCAAATGGTATGCTTCATTTAAAAGTTATCCTCAAACAACCTATCCGGGGTTCTGTTCCGGTACTGGATACGTCACCAGTCTGAACGTTGTCACAAAAATAGTGAAAACATCAAAAGATGTTCCGTTTTTTCATCTGGAAGATGTGTATGTTGCTTTGTGTATCAAAAAACTTGGTCTAAGATTACATCCAATAGGCGGCTTTGTGCTAGCTTATAATTTCGGCAATTGTACACATAACGATAATACATTGGTCACTGTTCATCAAGTGTCAGTAAGCATGTTGAAACGTATTTGGGAGACACCTTGTACCCCAAATAAAGTATAA
- the LOC139499927 gene encoding beta-1,3-galactosyltransferase 1-like isoform X2, translating to MLKVIQVKRGDFRQDFVRLLTFIITIGILFPMSWYIYLNARSLELTEKLLYDAIGDTKVVLRNIKTFTTLPNLHMNMQNNVDLNPTLHTGTKKTFEQKQEDMQQKYTGWFSESFHFIINNEDICKASNESIDILIMITSSPQNKLSRNAIRETWLTHTKMNKGNIRYVFLLGESPMTKELEKENLQTKDIILGNFKDAYNNLTYKTLMGYQWATQHCRNAQFVMKTDDDMYVHIPGLIRVTKKNAKALQTAIGGSCALLANPIRDKRSKWYASFKSYPQTTYPGFCSGTGYVTSLNVVTKIVKTSKDVPFFHLEDVYVALCIKKLGLRLHPIGGFVLAYNFGNCTHNDNTLVTVHQVSVSMLKRIWETPCTPNKV from the coding sequence ATGCTTAAAGTTATTCAAGTGAAGCGGGGTGATTTCAGACAGGACTTTGTACGTCTTCTAACTTTTATTATAACAATCGGAATATTATTTCCAATGTCCTGGTACATATACCTAAACGCCAGATCTTTAGAGCTTACTGAAAAATTGCTATACGATGCTATAGGGGACACAAAAGTTGTTCTCCGAAACATTAAAACTTTTACAACTCTTCCAAACTTGCATATGAATATGCAAAACAATGTTGACCTTAATCCAACTTTACATACTGGTACTAAAAAAACATTTGAACAAAAGCAAGAAGACATGCAACAGAAATATACTGGTTGGTTCTCAGAAAGCTTTCATTTTATCATTAACAATGAAGACATCTGTAAAGCAAGTAACGAGTCTATTGATATACTGATAATGATAACGTCTTCTCCGCAAAATAAGTTGAGTCGAAACGCTATACGAGAAACTTGGTTGACGCATACGAAAATGAACAAAGGAAATATCAGATATGTATTTCTACTTGGAGAATCGCCAATGACTaaagaattagaaaaagaaaacttGCAAACAAAGGATATCATTTTGGGAAACTTTAAGGACGCATACAATAATCTAACTTATAAAACATTGATGGGTTATCAATGGGCAACACAACACTGCAGAAACGCACAGTTCGTTATGAAAACGGATGACGATATGTACGTTCATATTCCTGGACTAATAAGAGTTACTAAGAAGAATGCCAAGGCTTTACAGACTGCCATTGGAGGAAGCTGTGCTCTATTGGCAAATCCTATACGGGATAAACGGTCCAAATGGTATGCTTCATTTAAAAGTTATCCTCAAACAACCTATCCGGGGTTCTGTTCCGGTACTGGATACGTCACCAGTCTGAACGTTGTCACAAAAATAGTGAAAACATCAAAAGATGTTCCGTTTTTTCATCTGGAAGATGTGTATGTTGCTTTGTGTATCAAAAAACTTGGTCTAAGATTACATCCAATAGGCGGCTTTGTGCTAGCTTATAATTTCGGCAATTGTACACATAACGATAATACATTGGTCACTGTTCATCAAGTGTCAGTAAGCATGTTGAAACGTATTTGGGAGACACCTTGTACCCCAAATAAAGTATAA